The Trueperaceae bacterium genome has a segment encoding these proteins:
- a CDS encoding V-type ATPase 116kDa subunit family protein: MIAPMDRLTVVGRRSAAREVLQSLQSLGAVHVDPIDPEAYADLARNDLAGADREAADGWAAALEHLETLRSVLGVEKAEPLPRSDVATDLATIASTLNDLRAKVDAILAERTAAREELATIAEALPPLRAVAPTLAQLEESDRLAGLAFLAPADVVAAVRDDLNAALEERVELADQAFGEQRLAVVVTLHRDEEALRAALSRAGVAPLALPAKYRGEGVAKAVHTMEERDGQLPKRLESLEAQLTKLGQQHGPTLAAWWSVVRNHHARYERMGDLATGTYAFALQGWVPSDEVKKVADGLKMQFGEDVVLDHRPADDHHDAGVPTKLDNPGWMRPFQGLLSLFAPPAYGGFDPTWTLAVFFPLYFGIVVGDIAYGLIFLTIGLWLRRRGSRGRELDLGPLGVVIPARNLTGIGTVINWAAGWSIVWGVVYGEFWGNFLEKWPKGQPVFYPGDKGIFEILLFRVEVFTPLLVLTLGFGTLQVLLGWGIRAYYGAKHHDRAHTWEGIGMVAGIAAIVVVAAGYLTGTLGAAIYAVAAALAAVFLLGVVISGLPLMLVEVISNAGNILSYLRLFAVGLSAALVANLGTNAGFALNDAVALPLLGEALGVLVAVVINLAAVILTIVGHTLQPLRLQYVEFFTKFGFYETSGRAYQPFRLLGGKA, encoded by the coding sequence GTCGACCCGATCGACCCCGAGGCGTACGCCGACCTCGCCCGCAACGACCTCGCCGGCGCCGACCGCGAGGCGGCGGACGGCTGGGCCGCGGCGCTCGAGCACCTCGAGACGCTGCGCAGCGTGCTCGGCGTCGAGAAGGCCGAGCCGCTGCCCCGCAGCGACGTCGCCACCGACCTCGCCACGATCGCCTCGACGCTGAACGACCTGCGCGCGAAGGTCGACGCGATCCTCGCCGAGCGCACCGCGGCGCGCGAGGAGCTCGCCACGATCGCCGAGGCGCTCCCGCCGTTGCGGGCCGTCGCGCCGACGCTCGCGCAGCTCGAGGAAAGCGACCGGCTCGCCGGCCTCGCCTTCCTCGCGCCCGCCGACGTCGTCGCCGCCGTCCGCGACGACCTGAACGCCGCGCTCGAGGAGCGCGTCGAGCTGGCCGACCAGGCGTTCGGCGAGCAACGGCTCGCCGTCGTCGTCACCCTCCACCGCGACGAGGAGGCGCTCCGCGCCGCCCTCTCCCGCGCCGGGGTCGCCCCGCTCGCCCTGCCCGCGAAGTACCGCGGCGAGGGCGTCGCGAAGGCGGTCCACACGATGGAGGAGCGCGACGGCCAGCTGCCGAAGCGGCTCGAGTCGCTCGAGGCGCAACTCACCAAGCTGGGCCAGCAGCACGGCCCGACGTTGGCCGCCTGGTGGTCGGTCGTCCGCAACCACCACGCCCGCTACGAGCGGATGGGCGACCTGGCGACGGGAACGTACGCCTTCGCCCTCCAGGGGTGGGTGCCGAGCGACGAGGTCAAGAAGGTCGCCGACGGACTCAAGATGCAGTTCGGCGAGGACGTCGTCCTCGACCACCGGCCGGCGGACGACCACCACGACGCCGGCGTCCCCACGAAGCTCGACAACCCCGGCTGGATGCGACCGTTCCAGGGGTTGTTGTCGCTGTTCGCCCCGCCCGCCTACGGGGGGTTCGACCCCACGTGGACGCTGGCGGTGTTCTTCCCGCTCTACTTCGGGATCGTCGTCGGCGACATCGCCTACGGGCTGATCTTCCTCACGATCGGCCTCTGGCTCCGGCGCCGCGGGTCGCGCGGCCGCGAGCTCGACCTCGGGCCGCTCGGGGTCGTCATTCCGGCCCGCAACCTGACCGGCATCGGCACGGTGATCAACTGGGCCGCCGGCTGGTCGATCGTCTGGGGCGTCGTCTACGGCGAGTTCTGGGGCAACTTCCTCGAGAAGTGGCCCAAGGGCCAGCCGGTCTTCTACCCCGGCGACAAGGGGATCTTCGAGATCCTGTTGTTCCGCGTCGAGGTGTTCACCCCGCTCCTCGTTCTGACCCTCGGGTTCGGGACGCTGCAGGTCCTGCTCGGGTGGGGCATCCGCGCCTACTACGGCGCGAAGCACCACGACCGCGCGCACACGTGGGAGGGCATCGGCATGGTCGCGGGCATCGCCGCGATCGTCGTCGTCGCCGCGGGTTACCTCACCGGGACCCTGGGGGCCGCGATCTACGCCGTGGCTGCGGCGTTGGCGGCGGTGTTCCTGCTCGGGGTCGTGATCTCCGGCCTGCCGTTGATGCTCGTCGAGGTCATCAGCAACGCCGGCAACATCCTCAGTTACCTTCGTCTGTTCGCGGTGGGTCTGTCCGCCGCCCTCGTCGCCAACCTCGGGACCAACGCCGGCTTCGCGCTCAACGACGCCGTCGCGCTGCCCCTGCTCGGGGAGGCCCTCGGGGTCCTCGTGGCCGTCGTGATCAACCTCGCCGCGGTCATCCTCACCATCGTCGGCCACACCCTGCAGCCCCTGCGTCTGCAGTACGTGGAATTCTTCACCAAGTTCGGCTTCTACGAAACGAGCGGCCGAGCGTACCAGCCCTTCCGGCTCCTTGGAGGAAAAGCATGA
- a CDS encoding V-type ATP synthase subunit K: MKQIARTSALILVATLVGLAFAQDGSGATIGDGMIALGAALAIGVAAIAVGIAQSAIGSAGAGLLAERPEAFGQILIYLVIPETIIIFAFVIAFFLNAQIG, encoded by the coding sequence ATGAAGCAGATCGCCCGCACGTCCGCCCTGATCCTCGTCGCCACCCTCGTCGGCCTCGCCTTCGCGCAGGACGGCTCCGGCGCCACCATCGGCGACGGCATGATCGCGCTCGGCGCCGCACTCGCCATCGGCGTCGCCGCCATCGCGGTCGGCATCGCGCAGTCCGCCATCGGCTCCGCCGGCGCCGGCCTGCTCGCCGAGCGGCCCGAGGCGTTCGGTCAGATCCTGATCTACCTCGTCATCCCCGAAACCATCATCATCTTCGCGTTCGTCATCGCGTTCTTCCTCAACGCCCAGATCGGCTGA
- a CDS encoding V-type ATP synthase subunit E — translation MADLAALLDKEASAEIDAILAEARERASAIVADADAEAEAIVAKRERGAKAAREATLVRARSAAQLAAASTRLQAQQRAIQSVFEAVEARFADLPNDAERYRGLMDALLREAVEGVGGTPTAIRVAPGDVDLAREVATAAGVDAEVQAADDVRSGVRVVAGSVSVENTLPARLEALRDELASDVARVLEGPEA, via the coding sequence ATGGCGGATCTGGCTGCTCTGCTTGACAAAGAAGCGAGCGCGGAGATCGACGCCATCCTCGCGGAGGCGCGGGAACGCGCCTCCGCGATCGTCGCCGACGCCGACGCGGAGGCGGAAGCGATCGTCGCGAAGCGCGAGCGCGGCGCGAAGGCCGCCCGCGAGGCGACCCTCGTGCGGGCGCGGAGCGCGGCGCAGTTGGCGGCCGCATCGACGCGGCTGCAGGCGCAACAGCGCGCCATCCAGTCGGTCTTCGAGGCCGTCGAAGCTCGCTTCGCCGACCTCCCGAACGACGCGGAGCGCTACCGCGGCCTGATGGACGCCCTGCTGCGCGAAGCGGTCGAGGGGGTCGGCGGCACGCCGACCGCGATTCGGGTGGCGCCCGGCGACGTCGATCTCGCCCGCGAGGTCGCGACCGCCGCCGGCGTCGACGCCGAGGTGCAGGCCGCCGACGACGTGCGGTCCGGCGTGCGCGTCGTGGCGGGCAGCGTGAGCGTGGAGAACACCCTCCCCGCCCGCCTCGAGGCGCTCCGCGACGAGCTCGCGTCCGACGTCGCGCGGGTCCTCGAAGGCCCGGAGGCCTGA
- a CDS encoding V-type ATPase subunit, whose protein sequence is MANDFGYVNARVRGMKARLLGDDAYRAALEASDFGAFRALLTNSPYGGALERTADAGRGLAGVDRALAEAFHADAERLLAYAGGDAKRMIAALLRRYDLEDLKTVARAVHAGRDLGDVGDALQGAGELRPKTLEAVAAAPDLPSAAQVVAATGHPLGPAFVRAARTYAQDGDLLAFEVALDGAFFASLTQTAKAVGAPAFDAYVARTLDAANLRTALKIAGRDVDADALFLPGGRDVGRDAFDALAGGGLSALAQVELGAFASVATAEDLSGVERAIRAVQAREARRAAIRDPLGIGVVVRYLRDREEEGATLRLLARAAYYGVPRAHLEKELGHA, encoded by the coding sequence ATGGCGAACGACTTCGGCTACGTCAACGCGCGGGTCCGCGGCATGAAGGCGCGGCTGCTCGGGGACGACGCCTACCGCGCCGCGCTGGAGGCGAGCGACTTCGGGGCCTTCCGGGCCCTGCTCACCAATTCGCCGTACGGCGGGGCGCTCGAGCGGACGGCGGACGCGGGGCGCGGCCTCGCGGGCGTCGACCGGGCGTTGGCGGAGGCGTTCCACGCCGATGCCGAACGCCTCCTGGCGTACGCCGGCGGGGACGCGAAACGCATGATCGCCGCGCTGCTCCGCCGCTACGACCTCGAGGACCTCAAGACCGTCGCGCGTGCGGTGCACGCCGGGCGCGACCTGGGGGACGTCGGGGACGCGCTGCAGGGGGCGGGCGAACTGCGGCCCAAGACCCTCGAGGCGGTCGCCGCCGCGCCCGACCTGCCGAGCGCCGCGCAGGTGGTCGCCGCGACCGGGCACCCGCTCGGGCCCGCCTTCGTGCGGGCGGCGCGGACCTACGCCCAGGACGGCGATCTGCTCGCCTTCGAGGTGGCCCTCGACGGCGCCTTCTTCGCGTCGCTCACGCAGACCGCGAAGGCGGTCGGGGCGCCCGCCTTCGACGCCTACGTCGCGCGTACCCTCGACGCGGCGAACCTGCGGACGGCGCTCAAGATCGCGGGCCGCGACGTGGACGCCGACGCGCTGTTCCTGCCCGGCGGGCGGGACGTCGGCCGCGACGCCTTCGACGCGCTGGCGGGAGGCGGGCTCTCCGCCCTCGCGCAGGTCGAGCTGGGCGCCTTCGCGTCGGTCGCCACCGCGGAGGACCTGTCCGGCGTCGAGCGCGCCATCCGCGCGGTGCAGGCGCGCGAGGCGCGCCGCGCCGCGATCCGCGACCCGCTCGGGATCGGGGTCGTCGTGCGCTACCTGCGCGACCGCGAGGAGGAGGGCGCGACGTTGCGTCTCCTCGCCCGCGCGGCGTACTACGGCGTCCCCCGCGCGCATCTGGAGAAGGAGCTCGGGCATGCCTGA
- a CDS encoding V-type ATP synthase subunit F — translation MPEVVVFTDEETATGYRLAGVEVRVADPDDATAALNALVEEDRYGLVVVDEGLVPDPVGATARTMRGRDLPVLLPVPSLGAAFDEEADATTYMKELVRSAIGFDIKLE, via the coding sequence ATGCCTGAAGTCGTGGTGTTCACCGACGAGGAGACGGCGACCGGCTACCGCCTCGCCGGCGTCGAGGTCCGCGTCGCCGACCCGGACGACGCCACCGCCGCCCTCAACGCCCTCGTCGAGGAGGACCGCTACGGGCTCGTCGTCGTCGACGAGGGGCTCGTCCCCGACCCGGTCGGGGCGACCGCGCGCACCATGCGGGGGCGGGACCTGCCCGTCCTCCTGCCGGTCCCCAGCCTCGGGGCGGCGTTCGACGAGGAAGCCGACGCGACGACCTACATGAAGGAGCTGGTGCGGAGCGCGATCGGCTTCGACATCAAGCTCGAGTAG
- a CDS encoding V-type ATP synthase subunit A, which yields MAIQGTIARISGPAVIAEGMMGARMYDIVRVGTENLVGEIIRLDGDTAFVQVYEDTGGLTVGEPVVSTGLPLAVELGPGMLNGIFDGIQRPLDKIQEASGTYIDRGLTVNSLSRDATWTFTPSVAVGDEIAPGQVIGTVPEFTFTHKILVPPGMGGTVKSVVGEGDYTVDDPVVVLEDGTELKMAHPWPVRQARPVGEKLDPVTPFLTGMRILDVLFPLTMGGTAAIPGPFGSGKTVTQQSIAKYGNADIVVYVGCGERGNEMTDVLVEFPELEDPQTGNPLMQRTVLIANTSNMPVAAREASIYTGITLAEYFRDQGYSVSIMADSTSRWAEALREISSRLEEMPAEEGYPPYLASRLSAFYERGGRVTTLAGEQGAVSIIGAVSPAGGDFSEPVTQATLRITGCFWALDASLARRRHFPAINWNRSYSLFKDGLDAWYRENVAEDYPELVDQAVDLLQREADLQEVVQLVGPDALQDAERLVIEVGRILRQDFLQQNGFDPIDASCSLSKAYGLLQLMLKTYEQARAALEAGATVDDVIGAPVIERVNRARYVAEEEFPAYRDEVAAELEQGFAVPA from the coding sequence ATGGCCATTCAAGGAACCATCGCGAGGATCTCCGGTCCGGCCGTCATCGCCGAAGGCATGATGGGGGCCCGCATGTACGACATCGTGCGGGTCGGGACCGAGAACCTCGTCGGAGAAATCATCCGCCTCGACGGCGACACCGCCTTCGTGCAGGTCTACGAGGACACCGGCGGCCTGACGGTCGGCGAACCGGTCGTGTCGACCGGCCTGCCGCTCGCCGTCGAGCTCGGGCCCGGCATGCTGAACGGCATCTTCGACGGCATCCAACGCCCCCTCGACAAGATCCAGGAGGCGTCGGGCACCTACATCGATCGCGGCCTGACGGTGAACTCGCTGTCGCGCGACGCGACCTGGACGTTCACGCCCAGCGTCGCGGTGGGCGACGAGATCGCGCCGGGGCAGGTCATCGGGACCGTCCCGGAGTTCACCTTCACCCACAAGATCCTGGTGCCGCCCGGCATGGGCGGGACCGTGAAGAGCGTCGTCGGCGAAGGCGACTACACCGTCGACGACCCGGTCGTCGTCCTCGAGGACGGCACCGAACTCAAGATGGCGCACCCCTGGCCGGTCCGCCAGGCGCGCCCGGTCGGCGAGAAGCTCGACCCCGTCACGCCGTTCCTGACCGGCATGCGCATCCTCGACGTGTTGTTCCCCCTCACGATGGGCGGGACCGCGGCGATCCCCGGCCCGTTCGGGTCGGGCAAGACCGTCACGCAGCAGTCGATCGCGAAGTACGGCAACGCCGACATCGTCGTCTACGTCGGCTGCGGCGAGCGCGGCAACGAGATGACCGACGTCCTCGTCGAGTTCCCCGAGCTCGAGGACCCGCAGACCGGCAACCCGCTCATGCAGCGCACAGTGTTGATCGCCAACACCTCCAACATGCCGGTCGCGGCGCGCGAAGCGTCGATCTACACCGGCATCACCCTCGCGGAGTACTTCCGCGACCAGGGCTACAGCGTCTCGATCATGGCGGACTCCACCAGCCGCTGGGCGGAGGCGCTCCGCGAGATCAGCTCCCGCCTGGAGGAGATGCCGGCGGAGGAGGGCTACCCGCCCTACCTCGCCTCGCGCCTCTCCGCCTTCTACGAGCGCGGCGGTCGCGTCACGACCCTCGCCGGGGAGCAGGGCGCCGTCAGCATCATCGGAGCGGTCAGCCCCGCCGGCGGGGACTTCTCCGAACCGGTGACGCAGGCGACGCTGCGCATCACCGGCTGCTTCTGGGCGCTGGACGCGTCGCTGGCCCGCCGGCGGCACTTCCCCGCCATCAACTGGAACCGCTCCTACTCGCTGTTCAAGGACGGCCTCGACGCCTGGTACCGCGAGAACGTCGCGGAGGACTACCCGGAGTTGGTCGACCAGGCGGTCGACCTGCTGCAGCGCGAAGCGGACCTGCAGGAGGTCGTGCAGCTCGTCGGGCCGGACGCCCTCCAGGACGCCGAACGCCTCGTCATCGAGGTCGGCCGCATCCTGCGCCAGGACTTCCTGCAGCAGAACGGCTTCGACCCCATCGACGCCTCGTGCAGCCTGAGCAAGGCCTACGGCCTGCTGCAGTTGATGCTGAAGACGTACGAGCAGGCCCGTGCCGCGCTCGAGGCGGGCGCCACGGTCGACGACGTGATCGGCGCACCGGTCATCGAGCGGGTGAACCGCGCGCGCTACGTCGCCGAAGAGGAGTTCCCCGCCTACCGCGACGAGGTCGCCGCCGAGCTCGAACAGGGCTTCGCGGTGCCGGCGTAA
- a CDS encoding V-type ATP synthase subunit B: protein MSDKNLLKKAYTDVSYVSGPLLFLQNAPDLSYNAIVNIEDAQGRMRGGQVIEVSKEYTVLQVFEETSGIDLSSTTVSLVENVARLGVSKDMIGRRFNGIGEPIDGLPDVVADQRVPIGGAPINPVARQKPEEFIQTGVSTIDTLISLVRGQKLPIFSGSGLPANELAAQIARQATVVGEDTEFAVVFAAMGVTQRELTFFTQEFERTGALARSVLFLNKADDPAVERILTPRMALTAAEYLAFEHDYHVLVILTDMTNYCEALREIGGAREEIPGRRGYPGYMYTDLAGIYERAGVVTGKKGSVTQLPILSMPDDDVTHPIPDLTGYITEGQIYLARDLHNKGVYPPINPGPSLSRLMNNGIGEGKTRDDHKNVADQLQAAYANGLDLRRLVAITGEDALSETDKLYLKFADDFERDFVDQGTGNRTVEESLQIAWATLTKLPKSELTRLKNEQIDTYYGAKMEELWGAADEAV from the coding sequence GTGAGCGACAAGAACCTACTCAAGAAGGCGTACACCGACGTCAGCTACGTCTCCGGCCCGCTGTTGTTCCTGCAGAACGCCCCGGACCTGAGCTACAACGCGATCGTCAACATCGAGGACGCCCAGGGCCGCATGCGCGGCGGGCAGGTCATCGAGGTCAGCAAGGAGTACACGGTCCTGCAGGTCTTCGAGGAGACCTCCGGCATCGACCTCTCCTCGACCACGGTCAGCCTCGTCGAGAACGTCGCGCGGCTCGGGGTCTCCAAGGACATGATCGGCCGGCGCTTCAACGGGATCGGGGAACCGATCGACGGCCTGCCCGACGTCGTCGCCGACCAGCGCGTCCCGATCGGTGGGGCGCCCATCAACCCCGTCGCGCGGCAGAAGCCCGAGGAGTTCATCCAGACCGGCGTCAGCACCATCGACACGTTGATCAGCCTCGTGCGCGGCCAGAAGCTGCCGATCTTCAGCGGCTCCGGCCTGCCGGCGAACGAGCTGGCGGCACAGATCGCGCGTCAGGCGACCGTCGTCGGGGAGGACACCGAGTTCGCGGTCGTGTTCGCCGCGATGGGCGTCACCCAACGCGAGTTGACGTTCTTCACGCAGGAGTTCGAGCGGACCGGCGCCCTCGCGCGCTCGGTGTTGTTCCTCAACAAGGCGGACGACCCCGCCGTCGAGCGGATCCTCACGCCCCGCATGGCGCTCACCGCCGCGGAGTACCTCGCCTTCGAGCACGACTACCACGTCCTCGTCATCCTCACCGACATGACGAACTACTGCGAGGCGTTGCGCGAGATCGGCGGGGCCCGCGAGGAGATCCCCGGCCGCCGCGGCTACCCCGGCTACATGTACACCGACCTCGCCGGCATCTACGAACGCGCCGGCGTCGTGACCGGCAAGAAGGGGTCCGTGACGCAGCTGCCGATCCTGTCGATGCCGGACGACGACGTCACCCACCCGATCCCCGACCTCACGGGCTACATCACCGAGGGGCAGATCTACCTCGCGCGCGACCTGCACAACAAGGGCGTCTACCCGCCCATCAACCCCGGTCCGTCGCTGTCGCGCCTCATGAACAACGGGATCGGCGAGGGCAAGACCCGCGACGACCACAAGAACGTCGCCGACCAGCTGCAGGCGGCGTACGCCAACGGCCTCGACCTGCGGCGCCTCGTCGCGATCACCGGGGAGGATGCGCTGTCGGAGACCGACAAGCTGTACCTGAAGTTCGCCGACGACTTCGAGCGGGACTTCGTGGATCAGGGCACCGGCAACCGCACGGTCGAGGAGTCCCTGCAGATCGCCTGGGCGACCCTCACGAAGCTGCCCAAGAGCGAACTGACGCGCCTGAAGAACGAACAGATCGACACGTACTACGGCGCCAAGATGGAGGAGTTGTGGGGCGCCGCCGACGAGGCGGTGTGA